A window of the Actinomycetota bacterium genome harbors these coding sequences:
- a CDS encoding GDP-mannose 4,6-dehydratase — protein sequence MRVLITGVTGFVGSHLAEYCLDLGHEVAGTHRWRSRDENLQIVKGRVHLFDADLRDGTAARKAIADFRPDRIFHLAAQSYVATSWSSPAETLSTNVLCQVNLLEAIRQVGLEDCRIQLAGSSEEYGMVFPDELPIKETNPLRPLSPYAVSKVAQDMMGYQYHQSYGTHIVRTRAFNHEGPRRGEVFVTSNFAKQIAEVEADKREPVIYVGNLDAYRDYTDVRDVVKAYWLALEKCIPGEVYNIGSGKAWRIGDVLDALLGFSSAKVEVKQDPERMRPSDVPVLHADVTRFTEATGWKPVIPFETTLRDTLDYWRARV from the coding sequence ATGCGTGTTCTCATCACGGGTGTGACGGGGTTCGTCGGGAGTCACCTGGCCGAGTATTGCCTGGACTTGGGTCACGAGGTGGCGGGTACGCACCGGTGGCGTTCTCGTGACGAGAACCTGCAGATCGTCAAGGGGCGCGTGCATCTGTTCGATGCCGATCTTCGTGACGGCACCGCAGCCCGGAAGGCGATTGCGGACTTTCGCCCGGACCGGATCTTCCACCTGGCTGCACAGTCCTATGTCGCGACTTCATGGTCGTCTCCCGCCGAGACGCTTTCGACGAACGTCCTGTGCCAGGTCAACCTGCTCGAGGCGATCCGGCAGGTTGGTCTTGAGGACTGCCGCATCCAACTGGCGGGATCATCCGAGGAGTATGGAATGGTCTTCCCGGATGAGTTGCCGATTAAGGAGACCAATCCGCTGCGGCCGCTTTCCCCTTACGCGGTCAGCAAGGTGGCGCAGGACATGATGGGGTATCAGTACCACCAGTCCTACGGCACACACATCGTTCGGACGCGCGCATTCAACCACGAGGGGCCACGCCGGGGCGAGGTGTTCGTCACCTCGAACTTCGCAAAGCAGATTGCAGAGGTCGAGGCCGACAAGAGAGAGCCGGTGATCTACGTCGGCAATCTAGACGCGTACCGCGACTACACCGATGTGCGTGACGTTGTGAAGGCGTATTGGCTCGCGCTCGAGAAGTGCATTCCGGGTGAGGTGTACAACATCGGATCGGGCAAGGCTTGGCGCATCGGTGACGTCCTCGACGCGCTGCTCGGGTTCTCCTCGGCGAAAGTCGAGGTGAAGCAGGATCCGGAGCGTATGCGGCCGTCGGATGTTCCGGTGTTGCATGCAGACGTGACGCGCTTCACGGAGGCGACCGGATGGAAGCCCGTTATTCCGTTCGAGACGACGTTAAGGGACACGCTTGACTACTGGCGCGCGCGCGTCTGA
- a CDS encoding nucleoside-diphosphate sugar epimerase/dehydratase yields MRRVRNRVGPNSGRIASLVVRDSMLSLASVWIALVLRFDGRVPTRFVHGLVVMSPAVVLLLVSAGLLRGVYRGLPEYASVGELLLLAEAVTIGSAGLLVVARFAQPDGHIVPLSVFVIAGPIILLALGSVRLSHRLASYLRSGRAAAANASRVLIVGAGNAGEMLARDMLRDPTACWTPVGFVDDDRNKKGRRIHGVTVVGPIRELESALVRTRADSVLVAMPGASPHVVRDVLLRVADAGIKARILPGLRELVGGRVTAADIREVDVADLIGRQPVAINTAEIAGYLEGRCVLVTGAAGSIGSELARQAVRFKPSRLVLFDSDESGVYCLADELASALEGGPDRIDLVVGDIRDRPGLDRVFAAHSPQVVFHAAARKHVSVMERYLSEAVSVNVAGTRYVAEAAAMHGAERFVLVSTDKAVKPSSVMGATKRVAELAIAHLSAESSTVFASVRFGNVLGSRGSAVPIFDAQIRRGGPITVTHPEASRYFMTIEEAGALIIQAGALARDREAFVLDMGEPVRILDLAERMRSLLADRSRPVPEIAFVGLRPGEKLHEELWHAADDIVPSEHERIYRVTHPGAAMAREDFRERVLDLERCAREFPDEAVVRQLLFELVDAARPPAGRAVVLDEPAGIS; encoded by the coding sequence ATGCGTCGCGTTCGCAACCGCGTTGGACCAAACTCCGGTCGGATCGCATCCCTTGTTGTTAGAGACTCGATGCTGTCGTTGGCGAGCGTGTGGATTGCGCTTGTTCTTCGTTTTGATGGGCGGGTTCCGACGAGGTTCGTGCACGGGTTGGTAGTGATGTCACCTGCCGTCGTCTTGTTGTTGGTTTCGGCGGGGCTCCTGCGTGGCGTTTACAGGGGGTTGCCTGAGTACGCTAGTGTTGGCGAGCTGCTCCTTCTCGCGGAAGCCGTGACGATCGGTAGCGCGGGGCTTTTGGTCGTTGCGCGGTTTGCTCAACCCGACGGGCATATCGTGCCGTTGTCGGTGTTTGTTATCGCGGGGCCGATCATCTTGCTCGCCCTTGGATCCGTGCGTCTGTCGCATCGGCTGGCTTCGTATTTGCGCTCAGGTCGGGCGGCTGCGGCAAACGCCAGTCGGGTGCTCATCGTCGGCGCCGGCAATGCAGGAGAGATGCTTGCGCGGGATATGCTCCGTGATCCGACCGCTTGCTGGACGCCGGTCGGGTTCGTGGATGACGATCGAAACAAGAAGGGTCGCCGTATCCACGGCGTGACGGTCGTGGGACCCATCCGTGAATTGGAATCTGCACTGGTGAGGACTCGCGCCGACTCGGTGTTGGTGGCCATGCCGGGGGCGTCGCCACATGTCGTGCGCGACGTGCTCCTTCGTGTTGCGGATGCAGGCATCAAGGCGAGGATTCTCCCAGGACTGAGGGAACTGGTCGGCGGTCGCGTCACGGCTGCCGACATCCGCGAGGTTGATGTCGCAGACCTCATTGGGCGACAACCGGTGGCGATCAACACGGCTGAAATCGCCGGCTATCTCGAGGGTCGGTGCGTACTTGTTACCGGCGCCGCTGGTTCCATCGGAAGTGAACTGGCGCGCCAAGCAGTTCGCTTCAAGCCATCTCGCCTCGTGCTGTTCGATTCCGACGAGAGTGGGGTCTATTGCTTGGCAGACGAACTTGCCTCGGCGCTGGAGGGCGGCCCGGACCGAATCGACTTGGTGGTCGGGGATATCCGCGATCGGCCGGGTCTAGACCGAGTATTCGCGGCGCACTCACCGCAAGTCGTGTTTCATGCGGCTGCGCGCAAGCATGTGTCGGTGATGGAGCGTTATCTGTCGGAGGCGGTGTCGGTGAACGTTGCGGGCACTCGTTACGTTGCCGAGGCTGCGGCAATGCATGGCGCTGAACGGTTCGTGCTGGTGTCCACAGATAAGGCAGTGAAGCCGAGTAGTGTAATGGGGGCGACGAAGCGGGTGGCGGAACTCGCAATCGCACATCTCAGCGCTGAGTCCTCGACGGTGTTTGCGTCGGTTCGGTTTGGGAACGTCCTGGGCAGTCGGGGGAGTGCTGTGCCGATCTTTGATGCACAGATTCGGCGCGGCGGGCCGATCACCGTCACGCATCCCGAAGCGAGCCGATACTTCATGACTATCGAGGAGGCTGGAGCGCTCATCATCCAAGCAGGCGCGCTGGCTCGGGATCGCGAGGCCTTTGTCCTCGACATGGGAGAGCCGGTACGCATCCTTGACTTGGCTGAACGGATGCGCAGCCTGCTGGCCGATCGGTCCCGTCCCGTGCCGGAGATCGCCTTCGTGGGTCTGCGACCTGGCGAGAAATTGCATGAGGAGTTGTGGCACGCTGCCGACGACATCGTTCCGTCCGAACATGAGCGGATCTATCGGGTCACCCATCCCGGCGCGGCGATGGCTCGCGAGGATTTTCGCGAGCGTGTTCTGGACTTGGAGAGGTGCGCGCGGGAGTTCCCGGACGAGGCTGTCGTCAGACAACTCTTGTTCGAACTTGTGGACGCAGCCAGGCCCCCGGCCGGGCGTGCTGTTGTCCTGGATGAACCCGCGGGTATTTCCTAG
- a CDS encoding methyltransferase domain-containing protein, with amino-acid sequence MKADTLRGREFFEKNYWTFLRVRDAYAGAPQPAIRWWSDPQALNDTDRAILGAIQGCDRVLDLGAGDLTAKRKMRGGGFAGQYETLDPTTEFAHDYGSLDEVPTGVFDAVMMLEVIEHIPLADFFGFVERVVALLKPDGKLIISTPNAEYLSTIWASDMTHVHAYRAADLAAFLHCHGFESMIRRVAWRSPNDRLKERIRFQVARVVTRGVLQADYARGVLVVSRRVTAPRVPGPARQR; translated from the coding sequence GTGAAGGCAGACACACTCCGGGGCCGCGAGTTCTTCGAGAAGAACTACTGGACGTTCCTTCGCGTGCGAGATGCCTATGCGGGGGCGCCCCAGCCTGCGATTCGGTGGTGGAGCGACCCGCAGGCACTCAACGACACCGACCGGGCGATCCTGGGGGCCATTCAGGGCTGCGACCGTGTGCTGGATCTCGGTGCGGGAGACCTCACGGCCAAGAGGAAGATGCGGGGTGGTGGTTTCGCGGGGCAGTACGAAACCCTCGACCCGACGACCGAGTTTGCTCACGACTACGGCAGTCTTGACGAGGTTCCGACGGGTGTATTTGATGCGGTGATGATGCTTGAAGTGATTGAGCACATCCCGCTTGCTGACTTCTTCGGCTTTGTCGAGCGCGTGGTCGCGCTGCTGAAGCCGGACGGCAAACTTATCATCAGCACGCCAAACGCCGAGTATCTCTCGACCATCTGGGCCTCCGACATGACCCACGTGCACGCATATCGTGCTGCAGATCTGGCGGCCTTTCTTCACTGCCACGGCTTCGAGAGCATGATCAGGCGCGTGGCGTGGCGTTCGCCGAACGATCGCCTGAAGGAGCGGATCCGCTTTCAGGTTGCGCGCGTCGTTACCCGTGGCGTGCTTCAGGCGGACTATGCGCGTGGGGTGCTGGTGGTATCACGCCGAGTCACCGCGCCTCGCGTGCCGGGGCCGGCGCGGCAGCGGTGA
- a CDS encoding penicillin acylase family protein → MVASRVKRALLTLAAVAAVLGGMLPVAAGGGREITIVRDRFGVPNIYAATAEDVSYGAGYALAQDRLWQMHVFSLVSHGRLSHLFGSLVVDGDKELRFWTYTAEERARRFATYPADIQAEVLAFVEGVNAWIAEVRADPAHKLPLEYAEYAEPLEDWTLDDSIAMADYLIYTFGSGGGAEIRNLALLQELTAKFGATEGQAAFNDLVWTNDPDAPLSIPSDFNWHENQSHARAEADAKTLESDARISLPDNQKIAGPALGVRPLRGLRDAIKTPVSPAVLKQLDALQKGRDQLGKLFVKFGSNAQIVGPKNSETGNALGSAGPQVGLFVPQALSDFGLHSEDGKLDAVGMTFAGAGPAVLIGRGHGFEWTTTTGASDITDTFVEQLNPANPHQYLFNPTPANPATARWENMECRTEAYEQKGAPFDSQEICRTRHGPILAFDTANNIAYSVRYAWFNREGGTMEGFFNVNSTRSIEDFATSVNLLASNHNMFYADDQGNIGYWHPGNFPVRPAGDLRLPFVGTGGQEWLGLMKAQEVPHAVHIEGSTDPNDFQREWLANWNNKPAADWDRENGWGAVHGVQALLDNLDPNHAPMQDPWGGTINGDRKVSWQDLNANLRYAAFRDFNADFFQPFLPSAGTDAVGTAALDVCGNYNGFIYDDNGDGYVDSACYTVLGRYVGDLRNAVFADDIPSQLGAVNSSTTWHAINPAARLAPEFDWLNDESAGAVRARAFATTVAALREQFGNDDPRTWKSEQPTQHYTRTNTGLAPDIALGMAGVKGGQVGYPGDTPDQIRMNRGTYNHLVAYLDPPSGSGILGESRAESGSVIAPGQSDFISLTGEES, encoded by the coding sequence ATGGTCGCTTCTCGTGTCAAGCGCGCGCTGCTCACCCTCGCCGCGGTCGCGGCGGTGCTCGGCGGCATGCTCCCCGTCGCCGCCGGCGGCGGCCGGGAGATCACGATCGTGCGCGACCGTTTCGGCGTTCCCAATATCTACGCGGCGACCGCCGAGGACGTCTCATACGGTGCCGGCTATGCGCTTGCGCAAGACCGCTTGTGGCAGATGCACGTCTTCAGCCTGGTATCGCACGGGCGGCTTTCGCATCTGTTCGGCTCGCTGGTAGTCGACGGCGACAAGGAACTGCGATTCTGGACCTACACCGCCGAGGAGCGCGCGCGCCGCTTCGCGACCTATCCCGCCGACATCCAGGCGGAAGTGCTCGCCTTTGTCGAGGGCGTGAACGCGTGGATCGCCGAGGTTCGCGCCGACCCGGCCCACAAGCTTCCGCTGGAGTACGCCGAGTACGCAGAGCCGCTCGAGGACTGGACGCTTGATGACTCCATCGCGATGGCCGACTACTTGATCTACACGTTCGGCTCCGGCGGCGGGGCCGAGATCCGCAACCTCGCTCTGCTGCAGGAACTCACCGCGAAGTTCGGGGCCACCGAAGGGCAGGCTGCCTTCAACGATCTGGTCTGGACCAACGACCCCGACGCTCCGCTGTCGATCCCTTCCGACTTCAACTGGCATGAGAACCAGAGTCATGCGCGCGCCGAGGCCGACGCCAAGACGCTCGAATCCGACGCGCGCATCAGCCTGCCCGACAACCAGAAGATCGCCGGACCGGCCCTCGGTGTGCGACCTCTGCGGGGGCTGCGCGACGCGATCAAGACGCCGGTGAGCCCGGCCGTGCTCAAGCAACTCGACGCTCTGCAGAAGGGCCGGGATCAACTCGGAAAGCTCTTCGTCAAGTTCGGCTCGAACGCACAAATCGTCGGCCCGAAGAATTCCGAGACGGGCAATGCGCTTGGCTCGGCTGGTCCACAAGTTGGGCTGTTCGTGCCGCAGGCGCTGTCGGACTTCGGGCTGCATTCCGAGGACGGCAAACTCGATGCGGTCGGGATGACGTTTGCCGGCGCGGGTCCGGCGGTCCTGATCGGCCGGGGACACGGCTTCGAGTGGACGACCACAACCGGCGCGAGCGACATCACCGACACGTTCGTCGAGCAACTCAACCCGGCGAACCCGCACCAGTATCTGTTCAACCCGACGCCGGCGAACCCCGCGACCGCGCGGTGGGAGAACATGGAGTGCCGCACGGAGGCGTACGAGCAAAAGGGCGCTCCCTTCGACTCGCAGGAGATCTGCCGTACTCGCCACGGGCCGATCCTCGCCTTCGACACGGCAAACAACATCGCGTACTCGGTCCGCTACGCGTGGTTCAACCGCGAGGGCGGAACCATGGAGGGCTTCTTCAACGTCAACTCCACGCGCTCCATCGAGGACTTCGCGACCAGCGTCAACCTGCTCGCGTCGAACCACAACATGTTCTACGCGGACGACCAAGGCAACATCGGCTACTGGCACCCGGGCAACTTCCCCGTGAGACCCGCCGGCGACCTGCGTCTGCCCTTCGTGGGAACCGGCGGGCAGGAATGGCTCGGCCTGATGAAGGCGCAAGAGGTTCCGCACGCGGTCCACATCGAGGGAAGCACCGATCCGAACGACTTCCAACGTGAGTGGCTTGCGAACTGGAACAACAAGCCCGCGGCGGACTGGGATCGCGAGAACGGATGGGGAGCAGTGCACGGCGTTCAGGCGCTCCTTGACAACCTCGACCCGAACCACGCTCCCATGCAAGACCCCTGGGGCGGAACCATCAACGGCGATCGCAAAGTCTCCTGGCAGGACCTGAACGCGAACCTTCGCTACGCGGCGTTCCGCGACTTCAACGCGGACTTCTTCCAGCCGTTCCTGCCGTCCGCAGGAACCGACGCGGTGGGAACCGCCGCGCTGGACGTCTGCGGGAACTACAACGGCTTCATCTACGACGACAACGGCGACGGCTACGTCGACTCCGCCTGCTACACCGTCCTGGGACGCTACGTGGGCGACCTTCGGAACGCGGTCTTCGCCGACGACATCCCGAGCCAACTCGGAGCGGTGAACTCAAGCACGACCTGGCACGCGATCAATCCGGCCGCGCGCCTCGCACCCGAGTTCGACTGGCTCAACGACGAGAGCGCGGGGGCCGTGCGCGCGCGCGCCTTCGCAACGACGGTGGCCGCGCTGCGCGAGCAGTTCGGAAACGACGACCCGCGGACGTGGAAGTCGGAGCAACCAACGCAGCACTACACGCGAACGAACACCGGGCTCGCTCCGGACATCGCGCTGGGAATGGCGGGCGTCAAGGGCGGCCAGGTCGGCTACCCGGGCGACACGCCCGACCAGATCCGAATGAACCGCGGTACCTACAACCACCTCGTCGCGTACCTGGACCCGCCGAGCGGCAGCGGGATTCTCGGCGAGAGCCGCGCGGAGTCCGGCAGCGTGATCGCCCCCGGCCAGTCCGACTTCATCAGCCTGACCGGCGAGGAATCAC
- a CDS encoding MFS transporter, translated as MGIAREPASRPRPGSWGVLVAYVMLVAASHVLWVSFASVTLDAAHIFNTTEISIGLLISIGPLCSALLSIPAGALTDRYGYRTPLLWAGAATAVFGFARAFSPSFPILLVLTVGLLVPQPFLINAVADLVNRHFPEDMAATVTGVGTMSIFLGITIGLTVTPPLVSSMGVRGSQFVYAGLALAALAVFVVMAPARAPERLVDPEELPIREALGRVLRSRTLWYLSAILLCGFGFYIGITAWLEEMLRPRGISAARAGLVAGLITIAGILGSITLGALSDQIKRRKPFLIMAGIVAAPALWLLGHLESFNMLLVTAFFMGFFLLAALPVAIAIVSEDESLGPQVAGTAVGVILMAGNLGGVIVVTIMGALKQAKGNFSSGISFVVVLALVALAIGLVTPEPTRRAAPSPADA; from the coding sequence GTGGGAATCGCTAGGGAGCCGGCGAGTCGCCCACGCCCGGGGTCCTGGGGCGTGCTTGTTGCGTACGTCATGCTTGTGGCCGCGAGTCACGTGCTTTGGGTTTCGTTCGCGTCGGTCACGCTCGACGCCGCGCACATCTTCAACACGACCGAGATCTCGATCGGCCTGCTCATCTCTATCGGACCGCTGTGTTCGGCATTGCTGTCCATCCCCGCCGGGGCGCTTACCGATCGGTACGGGTACCGCACGCCTCTGCTTTGGGCCGGTGCGGCGACGGCGGTGTTCGGGTTCGCGCGCGCATTCTCGCCCAGCTTTCCGATCCTGCTTGTGCTGACCGTGGGGCTGCTTGTTCCGCAGCCGTTCTTGATCAACGCGGTTGCGGATCTGGTCAACCGCCACTTCCCCGAGGATATGGCGGCTACCGTCACCGGCGTCGGCACGATGTCGATCTTCCTTGGGATCACGATCGGACTCACGGTCACGCCGCCGTTGGTCTCCTCGATGGGGGTACGCGGGTCGCAGTTCGTGTACGCGGGACTTGCGTTAGCCGCGCTGGCCGTGTTCGTCGTTATGGCGCCTGCGCGCGCGCCGGAGCGACTCGTAGACCCGGAGGAACTCCCGATCCGCGAGGCGCTCGGACGCGTATTGCGCTCGCGGACGCTGTGGTATCTGTCGGCGATTCTTCTTTGCGGGTTCGGCTTCTACATCGGCATCACCGCATGGCTCGAAGAGATGTTGCGCCCGCGCGGGATCTCGGCGGCGCGCGCGGGCCTGGTCGCCGGCCTAATCACGATCGCCGGCATCCTCGGGTCGATCACGCTCGGCGCGCTGAGCGACCAGATAAAGAGGCGCAAGCCGTTCCTGATAATGGCGGGGATCGTCGCCGCACCGGCGCTTTGGCTCCTTGGCCACCTCGAGTCGTTCAACATGCTGCTGGTGACCGCGTTCTTCATGGGCTTCTTCCTTCTGGCCGCGCTGCCGGTCGCGATCGCGATCGTGTCCGAGGACGAGAGCCTTGGGCCTCAGGTCGCCGGCACCGCCGTCGGAGTGATCCTGATGGCCGGCAACCTCGGCGGCGTCATCGTCGTCACCATCATGGGCGCGCTCAAACAAGCCAAGGGGAACTTCTCCAGCGGGATCTCGTTCGTCGTGGTCCTCGCGCTCGTGGCGCTTGCAATCGGGCTTGTCACTCCCGAACCCACACGGCGCGCGGCCCCCAGCCCGGCAGACGCATAA
- a CDS encoding glycosyltransferase, translating to MNVFIFSPSLPLPFGTADARWLWVVCSELSRRGIDVGCLSCTEERSELVSEAEKLSADHGFRFRHVPLVLNERVLARKARSLRRPFSEFARVSGLAAAIAEERAGADIVHVEHLYPMWAFEDDTEAFPYVHYLGTIDWELRRGMSLRDRVTSWQMGRATRRLLSRTEVALAMTPRLATAVRAINSGLRSVQVVPMAIDPRMYEVFPVVHEPVVGVIGSMHWYPSRSAAERVLTTLWPQIRERVPAARLLVAGWNAEKYLGNHFPVPGAELLGEVAHPREFFSRIGVLLYPPARGSGMKVKVLEAMAYGVPVVSNGEGLEGLEPFEKDGVYARGETDAELIDLTVALLEDAARRRDTAARARRLIASEYSPSPAVDRLLAAYEAGRVRK from the coding sequence ATGAACGTGTTCATCTTCTCTCCGAGTCTCCCGTTGCCGTTTGGAACAGCTGATGCGCGCTGGTTGTGGGTCGTCTGCAGCGAGCTCTCTCGCCGCGGAATCGATGTGGGGTGTCTTTCCTGCACAGAGGAGAGGTCCGAACTCGTGTCCGAGGCTGAGAAGCTCAGTGCTGATCACGGGTTTCGATTTCGACACGTGCCGCTCGTGCTCAACGAGCGGGTGCTTGCGCGAAAGGCCCGCAGTCTTCGTCGGCCATTCTCGGAGTTCGCCCGGGTGTCGGGGCTCGCGGCAGCGATCGCGGAGGAGCGAGCAGGTGCTGACATCGTGCATGTTGAGCACCTGTATCCGATGTGGGCTTTCGAGGATGATACGGAGGCTTTCCCATATGTCCACTACCTAGGCACGATCGATTGGGAGTTGCGGAGGGGCATGAGTCTTCGCGATCGCGTCACGTCCTGGCAGATGGGGCGGGCTACGAGACGCCTTCTGTCGCGAACCGAAGTGGCCCTGGCGATGACTCCACGGCTGGCCACAGCAGTTCGTGCGATCAACAGTGGTCTCCGGTCCGTCCAAGTCGTTCCGATGGCAATCGATCCACGAATGTACGAGGTCTTTCCGGTGGTGCATGAGCCGGTAGTTGGAGTTATAGGCTCGATGCATTGGTATCCGTCGAGAAGCGCCGCCGAGCGGGTGCTCACTACGCTATGGCCGCAGATCCGCGAGCGAGTTCCCGCCGCACGTCTCCTGGTTGCGGGGTGGAACGCGGAGAAGTATCTCGGGAACCACTTCCCCGTTCCTGGAGCCGAGCTGCTAGGAGAGGTGGCTCACCCGAGAGAGTTCTTCTCTCGGATCGGGGTACTGCTGTATCCGCCGGCGCGCGGTAGCGGCATGAAGGTGAAGGTACTAGAAGCAATGGCGTACGGCGTTCCGGTTGTCTCTAACGGGGAAGGGCTCGAAGGCCTGGAACCGTTCGAGAAGGATGGCGTTTACGCGCGCGGCGAGACGGACGCCGAACTGATCGACCTTACGGTTGCGCTGCTTGAAGACGCGGCCAGGCGACGCGACACCGCTGCGCGCGCGCGCCGACTTATCGCCAGCGAGTACAGTCCGTCGCCTGCTGTTGATCGACTGCTGGCGGCCTATGAGGCCGGGAGGGTGCGGAAGTGA
- a CDS encoding glycosyltransferase family 4 protein yields MGQEVVVPAVAMIAVLICTPIATVLLRRAEVLDIPTVRSSHDVPTPRGGGVVLALGLVAGAALATSVDSGVRATLVAAAVAFGLLGLAEDLAGVPVRRRLAVQVVFAGALGAVVANVLGTGIVFGAFAAVWLVGFVNIFNFMDGIDGIAAGQTIVAGGAWILLGMARGDDVARTLGAITAASAIGFLPSNFPRARVFMGDAGSYGIAAWLATGSVVLVARGLGAPAVLAPFVLFVFDGALAIVSRLLRGEPVHLPHRSHVYQRLAARWGHPRTTLLACGLMSILAALGRIASEGSLVVRGCAIGSAALFLLAYAGLPRLARGSKVDHCAGLRVREEEAFPK; encoded by the coding sequence GTGGGTCAAGAGGTCGTCGTGCCGGCCGTCGCCATGATCGCAGTGCTGATCTGCACCCCAATTGCGACCGTCTTGTTGCGGAGAGCTGAAGTACTCGACATCCCGACAGTCCGCAGCTCCCACGATGTCCCAACTCCGCGCGGCGGGGGTGTTGTCTTGGCGCTCGGGTTGGTGGCTGGGGCCGCGCTCGCGACGTCGGTTGATTCAGGTGTCCGAGCGACTTTGGTTGCCGCGGCAGTTGCTTTCGGCCTACTAGGACTCGCAGAGGATCTGGCGGGCGTACCTGTGCGTCGCCGGTTGGCAGTGCAAGTGGTGTTCGCGGGCGCACTCGGGGCAGTGGTCGCCAATGTTCTCGGAACCGGCATTGTGTTTGGGGCGTTTGCGGCCGTGTGGCTGGTGGGGTTCGTCAACATCTTCAATTTCATGGACGGCATCGACGGTATTGCGGCAGGCCAGACGATCGTGGCGGGCGGTGCTTGGATTCTGCTCGGCATGGCCCGCGGTGATGATGTGGCACGGACATTGGGCGCGATCACCGCGGCCAGCGCGATCGGGTTCCTTCCGTCGAACTTCCCACGCGCCCGGGTCTTCATGGGCGACGCGGGCAGCTACGGTATCGCGGCGTGGCTGGCTACAGGCTCCGTGGTTCTCGTGGCCCGCGGCCTCGGCGCGCCGGCGGTTCTGGCTCCGTTCGTGCTGTTCGTGTTCGACGGCGCGCTTGCAATCGTGAGCCGGCTGTTGCGAGGGGAACCGGTTCATCTCCCGCACAGGTCCCATGTCTATCAGCGACTGGCCGCACGGTGGGGCCATCCGCGCACCACGCTGCTTGCGTGCGGACTCATGAGCATCCTTGCGGCGCTCGGGCGGATTGCGTCTGAGGGATCGCTCGTGGTGCGCGGATGTGCCATTGGGAGCGCTGCCCTCTTCTTGCTTGCGTATGCCGGCCTGCCTCGTCTTGCGAGGGGTTCGAAGGTCGATCATTGCGCAGGTCTGAGGGTCCGGGAAGAAGAGGCCTTCCCTAAATGA